The sequence below is a genomic window from Thermodesulfobacteriota bacterium.
TGGAGATGCAATTATTCGTCCCATCTCTCGCTTAGATATTCCTAGTGCAAATAGAGACCTAATTACCAAATCAATTGAGACAGAAGGGTCTCCCACTTCCATTTTGGCAACTCTCGATTGACTCGAACCTACCATTTTAGCCAATTGAGTTTGCGTAAGATTCCTTTCTTCCCTGTAACGTTTTAAGCTATCGCTAAGTTTGAGTTTCAGTTCTATATATGCAGACTCTTCAGGCGAAAGGTCCAGAAATTCCTCAACGGTTCCTACCTTCCAACCTTTTGATTCTAATCTTTTTCTTTTTGCTTTATTCATTTTCTTTCTCCAATTTAAGACTCATAATCTCTGAGCCTTCTTTTACATAACTCAATAATGTGATTCGGAGTCTTGTTGGTTTTCTTTTTAAACACCTCCAATATGATAATCGCATCGGGATCAAGTCGATAAATGATACGCCAAATGGTATT
It includes:
- a CDS encoding type II toxin-antitoxin system RelE/ParE family toxin yields the protein MYIVGEQLSSPHSRPMPLIAPRCHELRINDENTIWRIIYRLDPDAIIILEVFKKKTNKTPNHIIELCKRRLRDYES
- a CDS encoding helix-turn-helix domain-containing protein is translated as MNKAKRKRLESKGWKVGTVEEFLDLSPEESAYIELKLKLSDSLKRYREERNLTQTQLAKMVGSSQSRVAKMEVGDPSVSIDLVIRSLFALGISKREMGRIIASP